The DNA segment GACTCTTTTGCGATAACAAGGACTTGAGCGACCAAAAATATTCATTTTGAGACTTTTGTCCCTATTATACCCGATATTTCTTATATAAATTTAGCACGATGTAAATCGTAGATTAAATTTATGGAAGAAGCCGAAAATCCTCTAATAAAGTAGGCAATATTAAAGTTTTTGATACTTTTTGATGTATAAAAGTAGCTTACATTATGGCATGGTATGCTTATATTGATGGAAATCCATTAGTTGATACTAGTTATAGAATATTACCACTGTCTTATACTCTGGAGAGCCCTCCAGGATGCAGTACTGGTTGTAGAATCTGCGCTATTTTTCTTAATCAGACTACAACTACTCCAGTGGGTATAGATCCAAATATTTTGGATCTGATTCCGATAGCATTGACTAGTGGTACTCCTCAACGCCTTCCGGGCCCGCCTCCGTTTAACCCGTATCGTGTGCTGTTAAGGTGTTAAGAAGAAAGCTGGAATAATTTATTTTTTTCAGACCTAAGTCAATACAGGAAAATATAATGTGCTGAGAAAGGCGGGTAAAATAAAAAGGGACGCATTTAGCGTCCCTTTTTTTATTCTTCTTGTTTGTGTTTACAGTATTTTACTTTTAAATCAACAGAGATTTCATCTGTGATTTTAATGATGTCATCGGGAGTATCGAAATTGTTGACGATTACTTTATCGCAACTTTCCCGGTAAGGCAGTAAGTATTCATGATATGCCGGAACCACATGATTTACCCATTTGTAAGTCACATCTTCTTCAGAATACCCACGTTCCATTCCATCGCGTTTGATTCTTCTTGCCAGGGCAACTGCATCTTCCGCCTCTACAAATATCCGGTGATCCAGCATGGCTGCGATCTCTTCAAAATGCAGGATGAAAAGTCCTTCTACAATAATAATAGGAGCTGGATTAATCTCCAGAATTTTAGTTACAGCCAAAGGATTATTGAAATTATATTCCTTTTTGTAGATCACTTCACCCTTTACCAGTTTTTTAATATCGAACAAAAACTGCTCTTTATCAATGGTAGAAGGTAAATCAAAATTATATAGTTTGTTTTCTTCCTGAGTCATTTCCCCCACAGGAATGTAATAGTCATCCTGGGATACCAGGGTAACTTCATCATTTTTAAAATGATGTAAGAAACAATTTAAAAAAAAGGTTTTACCGGAACCACTTCCCCCCGCAATACCAATGATAAATGGTTTATTGTTCATTGTCTTGTCCACCGTACGTTAAATTACAAAAAAATCTTTTGTCTAAGGCCCCTAATGCATCAGCAACAGCTTTAGTCATTACAATGATAACATCTTTTGTGGACTCATTCTCTGTAAATTTACCAACAACCTTTGCAAAGGTTGATCTGTTGCTCATTGGATTGGTGATTTTCATGACTGTTCCGATGGGCGCAGTGCGATGTAATACCAGCATTTTTGAGGGGTCAAGATCAGGATCAGCAATCCAGATTC comes from the Pedobacter sp. FW305-3-2-15-E-R2A2 genome and includes:
- a CDS encoding uridine kinase; the encoded protein is MNNKPFIIGIAGGSGSGKTFFLNCFLHHFKNDEVTLVSQDDYYIPVGEMTQEENKLYNFDLPSTIDKEQFLFDIKKLVKGEVIYKKEYNFNNPLAVTKILEINPAPIIIVEGLFILHFEEIAAMLDHRIFVEAEDAVALARRIKRDGMERGYSEEDVTYKWVNHVVPAYHEYLLPYRESCDKVIVNNFDTPDDIIKITDEISVDLKVKYCKHKQEE